In Candidatus Liberimonas magnetica, one DNA window encodes the following:
- a CDS encoding glycosyltransferase family 39 protein, protein MTLTIRKIVVFALILRLAFVFITHFKAQVTDDAKGYDTLAVNLVENGEFAFEKGAPTARRTPVYPLVLALVYSIFGHSIITVKILQSLISALTCFLVYLTAKKIFSETTALYSALITSVYPFFIYYCGFLLVETLFTFVLALLIYYSIRSLKEKKLALFVTAGILSGTAVLTRPTAYLLVAFVFVYFIWFFSKDSKTLKNITYMILAFFIVILPWGIRNRITLGNYNFTQSGGMANITASLMAIEKIENGQDPRDLFTQKEWQDGLRQYGYDDKHYYGVFKELFISKPRLFFKHAVIKFCRLWRPYPMLSKINVSWSPSNVVVIAGFALYDIVAVFALIGLYLNRKRLNDIAFLLIPVIAFSLVHMVFSSEPRFNRPVMPFVIILAAYSLAALLKKEVNEHTIN, encoded by the coding sequence ATGACCTTAACTATAAGAAAGATCGTTGTTTTTGCTTTAATACTAAGGTTAGCCTTTGTTTTTATAACTCATTTTAAAGCTCAGGTCACTGATGACGCAAAAGGATATGATACGCTAGCGGTGAACCTGGTAGAAAACGGAGAATTTGCCTTTGAAAAAGGTGCCCCTACCGCAAGAAGAACGCCTGTTTATCCGCTCGTACTTGCCCTGGTCTATTCTATTTTCGGCCATTCTATAATAACAGTTAAGATACTTCAATCCTTAATATCTGCTTTAACATGTTTTTTAGTTTATCTAACGGCAAAAAAAATCTTTTCAGAAACTACAGCGCTTTATTCCGCTTTAATTACATCGGTATACCCTTTTTTCATTTATTACTGCGGTTTTCTTTTAGTTGAAACCCTGTTTACCTTCGTCCTTGCACTTTTAATATATTATTCTATAAGGTCCTTAAAAGAAAAAAAACTTGCTTTGTTCGTAACTGCCGGGATTTTATCAGGGACAGCGGTACTTACGAGACCTACAGCTTATCTGCTTGTTGCGTTCGTCTTTGTTTATTTTATCTGGTTTTTCAGTAAGGATTCAAAAACATTAAAAAATATCACATATATGATCCTGGCATTTTTCATAGTGATACTTCCCTGGGGCATCAGGAACAGGATAACGCTCGGAAATTACAATTTTACGCAATCAGGCGGGATGGCTAATATCACGGCTTCCCTGATGGCCATAGAAAAGATAGAGAACGGGCAGGATCCCAGAGACCTTTTTACCCAGAAAGAATGGCAGGACGGCTTAAGACAATATGGATACGACGATAAACACTATTATGGAGTATTCAAGGAGCTTTTTATTTCTAAACCGCGTTTGTTCTTTAAACATGCTGTCATAAAATTTTGCAGGTTGTGGAGGCCGTATCCGATGTTATCAAAAATAAATGTTTCCTGGTCGCCTTCAAACGTGGTAGTTATAGCAGGTTTTGCTTTGTATGATATCGTGGCGGTCTTTGCGTTAATAGGTTTGTACCTGAACAGGAAGAGATTAAACGATATCGCTTTTCTATTGATCCCGGTGATAGCTTTTTCCTTAGTCCATATGGTCTTTAGTTCTGAGCCGAGATTCAACAGGCCGGTAATGCCGTTCGTTATAATACTGGCGGCCTATTCCCTAGCTGCGTTATTAAAAAAGGAAGTAAATGAACATACTATTAATTAA
- a CDS encoding flippase-like domain-containing protein, producing MNKLNVFYIFMALLSNCVAIYLISVRYKFIINLMGRKLSVFNSLVVMIVSQLTTYIVPFKLGPILTKPHLTKKYSDATLNQSIAATVFEQFCELFFQIFLLLFILIFLFNKDTSSTLLFQSELVIAAIFISVTVFVLLRRKAITFIWGYRHMAPKILKRLAKKLNLSHENMQIVADESLEYFTKPKVILMFLFFSIMLFFIIPMILKFCVLAYSGTITYYKVFLIYWVSMIVGRLSGIPGGFGSRDLTMGGLLVFYGVPAYDGLQIVIWQRIVSLIPYFVIGAPLLYYYSKDVINSKLQNPQ from the coding sequence ATGAACAAACTGAACGTATTTTATATTTTTATGGCTTTGCTCTCAAATTGTGTAGCGATATATTTGATCTCCGTCAGATACAAGTTCATAATCAATTTGATGGGCAGGAAGCTCTCGGTCTTTAATTCTCTAGTCGTGATGATAGTTTCCCAGCTCACTACCTACATAGTCCCTTTTAAGCTGGGGCCTATCCTTACAAAACCGCATCTTACCAAGAAATATTCAGATGCTACGCTTAACCAGTCGATAGCGGCAACTGTTTTTGAACAGTTCTGCGAGCTGTTCTTTCAGATATTCCTTCTTTTGTTCATATTGATATTCTTGTTCAACAAGGATACATCGTCAACATTATTATTCCAGAGCGAGCTTGTAATAGCCGCTATTTTTATATCGGTAACGGTCTTTGTACTGCTCAGAAGAAAAGCCATAACTTTTATATGGGGTTACCGCCATATGGCGCCCAAAATATTGAAACGCCTGGCAAAGAAACTCAACCTTTCCCATGAAAATATGCAGATTGTCGCAGATGAATCGCTTGAATATTTTACAAAACCAAAAGTTATCCTTATGTTCCTGTTCTTCAGCATAATGCTTTTTTTTATCATACCTATGATTCTCAAATTCTGTGTGCTGGCCTATTCCGGTACGATTACGTATTATAAGGTATTTTTGATCTATTGGGTCTCCATGATAGTCGGGCGTTTATCGGGCATTCCCGGAGGGTTCGGGTCAAGAGACCTGACGATGGGCGGGCTGCTCGTATTTTACGGAGTCCCTGCCTATGACGGGCTGCAGATTGTCATTTGGCAAAGGATAGTTTCACTTATACCGTATTTTGTAATTGGAGCACCGCTTCTATATTATTATTCGAAAGATGTTATAAATAGTAAACTGCAAAACCCTCAATAA
- a CDS encoding MBOAT family protein: protein MLLVASCIFYMAFIPVYILILFLLILIDYFAGMWIEDNLGEKKKLFLIISIISTCAVLFVFKYFNFFNGNFALIAKFFGWNYPIGVLNIILPIGLSFHTFQSLSYVVEVYRGRQKAQRHFTTYALYVMFFPMLVAGPIERAGHLMPQLTAPRIITRELVYKGFYLMLWGLFQKVVIADNLAMVVNDVFARQAPYDGIAVLIALYAFAFQIFCDFAGYSNIAIGLGNCMGFDIMTNFNMPYFSTNPSEFWKRWHISLSSWLRDYLYIPLGGNRGTKWQTYKNLLITMFLGGLWHGAAWTYIIWGVFHGAILALNKYFKELNYKFFSPRGAFSERLWFVIRIIFFFQVTCLGWLFFRATSIEQIWQMIYSILFNFNLNQIEFGMFSKMFVFSSVIIIIQYFQYKKDDLNFILKENWMLRTAFYCTLYLLIIFFGVTDGSNFIYFQF, encoded by the coding sequence ATGCTTCTTGTGGCAAGCTGTATATTTTATATGGCTTTTATTCCTGTTTACATATTGATCCTGTTTTTATTGATATTGATAGATTATTTCGCAGGAATGTGGATAGAAGATAACTTAGGCGAAAAAAAGAAGTTATTCCTTATAATCAGCATAATTTCGACCTGCGCGGTTTTATTCGTATTCAAGTATTTTAATTTCTTTAACGGTAATTTTGCCTTGATAGCAAAGTTCTTCGGCTGGAACTACCCCATCGGTGTTTTAAATATAATACTTCCCATAGGTTTGTCGTTCCATACCTTTCAAAGTCTGAGCTACGTCGTTGAAGTTTACAGAGGCAGGCAGAAAGCCCAACGCCATTTTACAACTTATGCCCTTTATGTAATGTTTTTCCCGATGCTGGTAGCAGGCCCCATAGAACGGGCAGGGCACTTGATGCCCCAGCTTACGGCCCCGCGAATAATTACAAGAGAACTGGTCTATAAAGGATTCTATCTTATGCTCTGGGGCTTGTTCCAAAAGGTCGTAATAGCAGATAACCTTGCCATGGTAGTAAACGATGTCTTTGCCAGGCAGGCGCCGTATGACGGAATAGCTGTTTTAATAGCTTTGTATGCTTTTGCTTTCCAGATATTCTGCGATTTTGCCGGTTATTCGAACATAGCCATAGGGCTTGGAAATTGCATGGGTTTTGACATAATGACCAACTTTAACATGCCTTATTTTTCAACTAATCCAAGCGAGTTCTGGAAAAGATGGCATATAAGCTTATCTTCATGGCTCAGAGACTATTTATATATACCTCTTGGCGGCAATAGGGGGACAAAGTGGCAGACTTATAAAAACCTGCTTATCACGATGTTCCTGGGCGGCCTTTGGCACGGAGCGGCCTGGACATATATTATCTGGGGAGTATTTCACGGGGCTATACTGGCGCTCAACAAGTATTTTAAGGAACTCAACTATAAATTCTTTTCACCGCGCGGGGCTTTCTCGGAAAGGCTGTGGTTTGTCATAAGGATCATATTTTTCTTTCAAGTTACGTGCCTTGGCTGGCTGTTCTTTAGGGCAACTTCCATAGAACAGATCTGGCAGATGATATATTCAATATTATTTAATTTCAATTTAAATCAGATTGAATTCGGGATGTTTTCAAAAATGTTTGTGTTCAGTTCTGTTATTATTATAATCCAGTATTTCCAGTATAAGAAAGACGACCTTAATTTTATTTTAAAAGAGAATTGGATGTTAAGAACAGCTTTTTATTGCACGCTATACCTGTTAATAATATTTTTCGGAGTTACCGATGGATCGAATTTTATCTATTTTCAATTTTAA
- a CDS encoding glycosyltransferase family 2 protein, whose product MYKNKKIGLVIPARNEQKLIKPTLERVPKDIIDKVYVINDGSTDDTSESVNEITNKDKRIILLVNDKNIGPGGAIIRGYKEAVKDGMEIVVVIGGDNQMPIEEVRSFLDPIIDEGYDYTKGNRFLVEENVFEDMPLIRQFGNSVISLLTKVASGYYKIFDFVEGYTAITKRAIDTINWNKAWPKYGYPMDFLIRLNCYGFRVKDIPRKAIYLPGERQSQIKGFTYALKVSPMLLRGFIWRLTKKYIFRDFHPLIFCYFGGFLFTASGLLWGLHLINKQVVGLGVSGPQAMLCALLIIVGLQSLLFGMLFDMMESDR is encoded by the coding sequence ATGTATAAAAACAAAAAAATCGGTTTAGTTATCCCTGCAAGGAACGAGCAAAAGCTTATTAAACCCACTTTGGAAAGAGTACCCAAGGACATAATAGATAAGGTCTATGTTATTAATGATGGGAGCACGGATGATACCAGTGAGTCTGTAAATGAAATCACAAATAAGGATAAAAGGATAATCCTTCTTGTAAATGACAAAAATATCGGGCCGGGCGGAGCTATCATACGCGGTTACAAAGAGGCGGTAAAAGACGGGATGGAGATAGTGGTAGTAATAGGCGGGGATAACCAGATGCCTATAGAAGAAGTCAGGAGTTTTCTTGACCCGATAATCGACGAAGGCTATGACTATACGAAAGGGAACAGGTTTTTGGTAGAGGAAAATGTTTTTGAAGACATGCCTTTGATAAGGCAGTTCGGCAACTCCGTTATCTCTCTTTTAACCAAGGTAGCTTCGGGATATTATAAGATATTTGATTTTGTGGAAGGCTATACTGCGATAACAAAAAGAGCCATAGACACCATAAACTGGAACAAAGCCTGGCCGAAATACGGGTATCCCATGGACTTTCTTATAAGGCTTAATTGCTACGGCTTCAGGGTAAAGGATATTCCCAGAAAAGCGATCTATCTGCCCGGAGAGAGGCAGTCCCAGATAAAAGGTTTCACTTATGCCCTTAAGGTCTCTCCCATGCTCCTAAGGGGGTTTATCTGGAGGCTCACAAAAAAATATATTTTTAGGGATTTTCATCCTTTGATATTCTGTTATTTCGGCGGTTTTCTATTTACAGCATCAGGGCTTCTCTGGGGGCTTCATCTTATAAATAAACAGGTTGTTGGTTTGGGTGTATCCGGGCCTCAAGCCATGCTTTGCGCTCTACTTATTATTGTAGGACTGCAAAGCTTATTATTCGGAATGTTGTTTGATATGATGGAAAGCGACAGATGA
- a CDS encoding B12-binding domain-containing radical SAM protein → MNILLINPPWRYLYGNYKPAAKEGVNMPPIGLMYIASYLIKNRYPGVYILDTEVSGYSIDKVKEYKPDVIGLTSVSPNFESACNIANEIKKHLDVPVVLGGVHATVDTMNAMKQCTSFDAAVFGEGEETAKELIEVIDRKSEYQDIKGLSFRRGHEVFKSAYRPPIENLDELPFPARHLIDNTKYTFSVTKEGIIPLTMMCTSRGCPYECVFCASKTIWGKKTRFRSAENVVKEIEEVIKLGIKYIAFSDDTFTLNRNRVIEICNAIISKNLKIKWQMMTRANLFDEELLELMKKAGLVRMSVGIESGDPEILKKIKKGVTLEDITNAYRIADKVGIETRGSIMLGHPYETRESAMRTLRFVRGLSDCKQLYVNVSTPYPGTELLEMARRGEGGIKLLTDDLSQYRRYGNAVVDVNDLKRKDLIGLQKLGFWMFYMTPARIVYNIFRAGIVAGLRNAIAFVRSLIS, encoded by the coding sequence ATGAACATACTATTAATTAACCCTCCCTGGCGTTATTTGTACGGAAATTATAAGCCTGCGGCCAAGGAAGGCGTCAACATGCCGCCTATAGGCCTTATGTATATCGCATCTTATCTTATCAAGAATCGGTACCCCGGCGTATATATTCTTGATACCGAGGTCTCCGGGTACAGCATTGACAAAGTAAAAGAATACAAGCCTGATGTTATAGGCCTAACTTCGGTTTCTCCGAATTTTGAATCTGCCTGCAATATCGCAAACGAAATAAAGAAGCACCTTGATGTGCCTGTAGTCCTTGGCGGTGTCCATGCTACGGTAGATACTATGAATGCGATGAAGCAATGCACGAGTTTTGACGCAGCGGTTTTCGGCGAAGGCGAGGAAACAGCTAAGGAACTTATAGAAGTTATAGATAGGAAGTCGGAGTACCAGGACATCAAAGGCCTATCGTTCAGAAGGGGCCATGAAGTTTTTAAAAGCGCGTACAGGCCTCCGATCGAAAACCTTGATGAGCTTCCGTTCCCTGCCAGGCACCTTATAGACAACACCAAATACACTTTCAGCGTCACTAAGGAGGGGATAATCCCTTTGACCATGATGTGCACGTCAAGAGGATGCCCTTATGAATGCGTGTTTTGTGCAAGTAAGACCATCTGGGGCAAAAAAACCCGTTTCAGGAGTGCAGAAAACGTAGTAAAAGAGATTGAAGAAGTCATAAAGCTCGGTATTAAATACATAGCTTTCAGCGACGACACGTTCACTTTGAACAGGAACCGCGTCATCGAAATATGTAATGCAATTATTTCAAAGAACCTGAAAATCAAATGGCAGATGATGACAAGGGCGAACCTTTTCGATGAAGAGCTCCTGGAGCTGATGAAAAAAGCCGGGCTTGTACGGATGTCCGTAGGCATAGAAAGCGGTGACCCTGAAATACTTAAAAAAATAAAAAAAGGGGTTACCCTGGAGGATATTACTAACGCGTATCGGATAGCCGATAAAGTGGGCATAGAGACACGGGGGTCCATAATGCTCGGCCACCCGTATGAAACAAGAGAATCAGCGATGCGTACCTTAAGGTTTGTCAGGGGTTTGAGCGACTGTAAACAATTATATGTAAATGTATCTACCCCGTACCCCGGGACAGAACTCCTTGAAATGGCAAGGCGCGGCGAGGGAGGCATAAAACTTTTAACCGATGACTTGTCGCAGTACAGGCGCTACGGCAATGCCGTTGTAGACGTAAATGACCTTAAAAGAAAAGACCTGATAGGCCTTCAAAAGCTAGGTTTCTGGATGTTCTATATGACCCCTGCAAGGATAGTATATAACATATTCCGTGCAGGGATAGTCGCAGGCCTGCGTAATGCGATAGCTTTTGTGAGAAGCCTAATAAGTTAG
- a CDS encoding glycosyltransferase family 4 protein: MKICLVSDQYAGHINDMKADEISGIALHTGNLVDGLLKENHEVTLICNQKQDVHPEDFRYIYFPCPWLDFTPKKWLSFSIGLSKKIHSLQEKYKFDIFHSLDAKQGALAAAKLSIPTIGNINDYYAAMFSLSPVEFLNEYPGDWFKRYLYHVVTRTFERKYFNNFKILVANSNATRRYVGGGYSIPENKFLLIHKALPYFPDKKNPVMEKSDGRFTILLVGSNLQRKGIYYLIDSAPQVLKEFPGATFEIVGKTQLPMIEKCRLLKVDDNFKFHGSLNHRLIDDLYRKADIFVMPSLIEGFGMSVVEAMSYGLPAVASKGTGIDDIVDDGINGFLVHPRSVGLIAGKIIKLLKDPALRQRMSENAFKKARVFNKETQLKETLELYNNALKSGGPKN; encoded by the coding sequence TTGAAAATTTGTTTGGTTTCTGACCAGTATGCCGGCCATATAAACGACATGAAGGCTGACGAAATAAGCGGTATAGCCCTGCACACCGGCAACCTGGTAGACGGGCTGTTAAAAGAAAACCATGAGGTAACGCTTATCTGCAACCAAAAACAGGATGTCCATCCTGAGGATTTCAGGTATATCTATTTTCCCTGTCCCTGGCTTGATTTTACGCCGAAAAAATGGCTTTCGTTCTCCATAGGTTTATCCAAAAAGATCCACAGCTTGCAGGAAAAATACAAGTTTGACATATTCCACAGCCTTGACGCCAAGCAGGGTGCGCTTGCAGCTGCTAAACTAAGTATCCCGACTATAGGCAATATAAACGACTATTATGCGGCCATGTTTTCTCTAAGTCCTGTCGAGTTCCTTAACGAATATCCGGGAGACTGGTTTAAAAGGTACCTGTACCACGTAGTCACCAGGACCTTCGAGCGGAAATATTTTAATAATTTTAAGATACTTGTTGCCAACAGCAATGCAACCCGCCGGTACGTAGGGGGCGGTTATTCTATCCCGGAAAATAAGTTTTTGCTGATACATAAAGCTCTGCCTTATTTTCCTGACAAAAAGAATCCGGTCATGGAAAAATCAGACGGCAGGTTCACTATACTGTTAGTCGGATCAAACCTGCAGAGAAAAGGGATCTATTACCTTATAGATTCTGCGCCGCAGGTCTTAAAAGAGTTCCCGGGCGCAACTTTTGAAATAGTGGGAAAGACACAACTGCCCATGATAGAAAAATGCAGGCTACTGAAAGTTGACGATAATTTCAAGTTCCACGGGAGCCTAAATCACAGGCTTATAGACGACCTATACAGGAAAGCGGACATCTTCGTGATGCCGTCCCTGATAGAAGGTTTCGGGATGTCAGTGGTTGAAGCCATGAGCTACGGCTTGCCGGCGGTAGCTTCAAAGGGCACGGGTATTGATGATATTGTAGATGATGGAATCAACGGTTTTCTGGTGCATCCCAGATCTGTGGGTCTTATAGCCGGGAAGATAATAAAACTGCTCAAAGACCCGGCCTTGAGGCAAAGAATGTCGGAAAACGCTTTTAAAAAAGCCAGGGTATTCAATAAAGAAACCCAGCTTAAAGAAACTCTAGAGCTTTATAACAATGCCTTAAAATCCGGCGGGCCGAAGAATTAA
- a CDS encoding B12-binding domain-containing radical SAM protein, giving the protein MAKILFLQDVVFEFVGIQTLSAILKQNGHKVDLLVLNDNEAKRNLVKNVKEIKPDAVAFSIPSIDYSWSIEAASMIKKELNIPNIFGGPHPTYYPDFIETPCVDAICVGEGEGAIVDYANSLDNGRKGLTEILNLSIKENGKIFRNPIRPYVDINELPYPDRDLYYNKFNIIRDFSSKRIVATRGCPYRCTFCFNAVYQEIYRGGKGDHVRRRDPEKMIEEMKFLKKNYTYKTLSFSDENFTTNKKWVFKLLELYKKEINDPFMILGRFNELDEEIVSKLAESGCFYISVGIETGSERIRNEILKKHLTDAQIRSGAALLRKYGIGMFAYNMVGLPTETLEDAFKTLELNAEVGVNISIPTILKPIKKTELCDYIERNNLLLPGIDLEHLPGHWEGIVLNLKDRKEMENLQNLFMLGIWLPFTIPLIRLLVKLPKNFIFRSFLKFSILMKYIKTRDLGFWETVKMAWQVRKNV; this is encoded by the coding sequence ATGGCAAAAATACTATTCCTTCAGGATGTTGTATTCGAGTTCGTCGGTATCCAGACCTTGTCGGCTATTTTAAAACAAAACGGCCACAAAGTGGACCTCCTTGTCCTAAATGACAACGAAGCAAAAAGGAACCTGGTCAAAAACGTAAAAGAGATAAAGCCGGACGCCGTAGCTTTTTCGATCCCTTCGATAGATTATTCGTGGTCTATTGAAGCGGCTTCTATGATAAAAAAAGAGCTGAACATACCGAATATATTCGGAGGCCCTCACCCGACCTATTACCCTGATTTCATAGAAACACCCTGCGTGGATGCTATTTGCGTAGGAGAAGGCGAAGGTGCGATAGTAGATTATGCCAATTCCTTAGACAACGGCAGGAAAGGTTTAACAGAAATATTGAACCTTTCAATAAAAGAAAACGGAAAAATATTCAGGAACCCTATAAGGCCTTATGTTGATATAAACGAGCTCCCGTATCCTGACCGGGACCTGTATTATAATAAATTTAATATTATCCGCGATTTTTCAAGCAAAAGGATAGTTGCAACAAGAGGCTGCCCTTACAGGTGCACTTTCTGTTTTAATGCCGTGTACCAGGAAATATACCGCGGCGGTAAGGGCGACCACGTAAGAAGAAGAGACCCTGAGAAGATGATAGAAGAAATGAAATTCCTCAAAAAAAACTATACATACAAAACGCTGTCATTCTCCGACGAGAATTTCACGACAAACAAAAAGTGGGTCTTTAAGCTCCTCGAACTGTACAAAAAAGAGATAAACGACCCGTTCATGATACTCGGCAGGTTCAACGAACTCGATGAAGAGATAGTATCGAAACTGGCTGAGAGCGGCTGTTTTTATATAAGCGTAGGCATCGAGACGGGAAGCGAGCGCATCAGGAACGAGATATTAAAAAAACATTTGACGGATGCCCAGATACGAAGCGGCGCAGCCCTGCTGCGAAAATACGGTATTGGCATGTTCGCCTATAACATGGTCGGGCTTCCTACAGAAACCCTGGAAGATGCTTTTAAAACCCTTGAATTGAACGCCGAAGTAGGCGTTAATATATCTATTCCTACTATACTTAAACCCATAAAGAAAACAGAGTTATGCGATTATATAGAAAGAAACAACCTTCTCTTGCCGGGTATAGACCTTGAACACCTGCCAGGCCACTGGGAAGGGATAGTCTTAAACCTCAAGGACCGAAAAGAGATGGAAAACCTCCAGAACCTTTTCATGCTCGGTATCTGGCTGCCGTTTACGATACCTTTAATAAGGCTGCTCGTTAAACTACCTAAGAATTTTATTTTCAGGTCTTTTCTTAAATTCTCGATATTAATGAAATACATAAAAACCAGGGACCTCGGTTTCTGGGAAACCGTAAAAATGGCCTGGCAGGTAAGGAAAAACGTATAA
- a CDS encoding radical SAM protein, which produces MKVLLINPPWETKDGYGCRSNTRWPHTRKDKYLIFPIYLAYTAAVLEKEKIEVKVIDAVALEYSSGSFIERIKEEKPDICFVETSTPTIIQDLINARLIKEFAKSKVFIFGTHATVFHKEIMDENRYLDGIIRGEFEYTIKELCLNNDLALLNGITYIDKGGAVKVNPERPLIENLDELPFPAWYLFDMKVYESHLYRSPSMMMITSRGCPFQCTYCLWPDLMYGHKQRYRSAKNICDEIEALINLYKVKEIRLDDDTFALNPGHVLGLCNELKKRGLNKKISWTCFGHIAQDDENIYKELASSGCFKIDFGVESGSPKVLKYMKKSIDPDKARKVVSLAKRAGLLVYCDFMIGFPHETKEDIEMSIELAGSLDCDYIQVSYVIPYPGTRMYNDGIKENFLLYPKDWEKYASCTAMINTGEISPEAIDKYYNLFWKKFYLRPKIIFRTLRRALTCYDEFKRALKGFISFTKRMI; this is translated from the coding sequence TTGAAAGTACTGCTTATTAACCCGCCGTGGGAAACAAAAGATGGGTACGGGTGCAGGTCAAATACCCGCTGGCCGCATACGCGGAAAGATAAATACCTTATCTTTCCTATTTATCTTGCCTATACCGCCGCTGTCCTTGAAAAGGAAAAGATTGAGGTAAAGGTAATAGACGCGGTAGCTCTTGAATACAGCTCCGGAAGTTTTATAGAAAGGATAAAAGAGGAAAAGCCGGATATTTGTTTTGTCGAAACTTCCACGCCTACTATAATCCAGGACCTGATAAATGCAAGGCTGATAAAAGAATTCGCTAAGTCAAAGGTTTTTATATTCGGGACCCACGCAACGGTATTCCATAAAGAAATAATGGACGAGAACAGGTATCTTGACGGTATTATCAGAGGTGAATTTGAGTATACTATCAAAGAACTGTGCCTTAACAACGATTTAGCTTTACTGAACGGAATAACTTATATCGATAAAGGCGGTGCGGTTAAAGTAAACCCTGAACGCCCTTTGATCGAGAACCTGGACGAGCTTCCTTTCCCTGCCTGGTACCTTTTTGATATGAAGGTTTACGAAAGCCATCTTTACCGGTCACCTTCCATGATGATGATAACGTCGCGCGGTTGCCCGTTCCAATGCACCTACTGCCTCTGGCCCGACCTCATGTACGGGCATAAACAGAGGTACCGCTCTGCAAAAAATATTTGCGATGAAATAGAAGCACTTATAAACCTGTACAAAGTAAAAGAGATACGGCTTGACGACGACACCTTCGCCTTAAATCCCGGGCATGTCCTCGGCTTGTGCAATGAGCTAAAGAAAAGGGGCCTTAATAAAAAGATATCCTGGACATGTTTCGGGCATATAGCCCAGGACGATGAAAATATTTATAAAGAGCTTGCCTCTTCTGGGTGCTTTAAGATAGATTTCGGCGTAGAATCTGGTTCTCCGAAAGTATTAAAATACATGAAAAAAAGCATAGACCCGGACAAGGCAAGGAAAGTGGTTTCTCTGGCAAAAAGAGCAGGGCTTTTGGTCTACTGCGATTTTATGATAGGTTTTCCGCACGAAACCAAAGAAGATATAGAAATGAGCATCGAACTTGCCGGTTCGCTTGACTGCGATTATATCCAGGTCAGTTATGTGATACCTTACCCGGGAACAAGGATGTACAATGACGGCATAAAAGAGAACTTCCTCCTTTATCCGAAAGACTGGGAAAAGTATGCTTCTTGTACGGCTATGATAAACACCGGAGAAATATCGCCGGAAGCTATAGACAAATACTATAATCTGTTCTGGAAAAAATTCTATCTGAGGCCGAAGATCATATTCCGCACTTTGAGGCGCGCTTTGACCTGTTACGATGAGTTTAAAAGGGCTTTAAAAGGTTTTATTTCATTTACTAAAAGAATGATTTAA